A genomic segment from Flavobacterium litorale encodes:
- a CDS encoding helix-turn-helix transcriptional regulator yields the protein MMMLGKNLKKIRSVHGMSQQEFAELFDLKRATLGAYEEDRSNPKLETVVKIAKHFSITIEDLLTKELTVNQLLRFNEAITVVPKETKSNNIQGIVCITNDNKADFIAQYGAANNISNIQLPHLYLPHVSGDNKLALVIDDLTMSGGAHGFLPNDVVIGNKVPTTEIAKTNNELVLVATADALYFRKMNHQDDTVVLQANHPGVAPVAIATTAIIGVWVIVHVFRYTLPNNNSEMEQRLAQLESTIALLRQKPSW from the coding sequence ATGATGATGCTCGGAAAGAACCTTAAAAAAATACGCAGTGTACACGGAATGAGTCAGCAAGAATTTGCAGAACTCTTTGATTTAAAGCGTGCTACACTTGGTGCATACGAAGAAGACCGCAGTAACCCCAAGCTAGAAACCGTAGTAAAAATTGCTAAGCATTTTAGTATTACAATAGAGGATTTGCTTACCAAAGAGCTTACCGTAAACCAATTATTGCGCTTTAACGAAGCAATAACGGTAGTACCAAAAGAGACTAAAAGTAACAACATACAAGGTATTGTATGCATTACAAACGATAATAAAGCTGATTTTATAGCGCAATATGGTGCTGCTAATAATATTAGTAACATACAACTACCACACCTATACTTACCACATGTTAGCGGTGATAATAAACTGGCATTGGTTATAGACGACTTAACAATGTCGGGCGGAGCACATGGTTTTTTACCAAACGATGTTGTAATAGGCAACAAAGTACCAACAACCGAAATAGCAAAAACAAACAACGAACTGGTGCTTGTGGCTACAGCCGATGCATTGTATTTTAGAAAAATGAACCATCAGGACGATACCGTAGTGCTGCAAGCCAACCACCCTGGTGTAGCACCCGTTGCTATTGCTACTACAGCTATTATAGGTGTGTGGGTAATAGTACATGTGTTTCGGTATACATTACCTAATAACAACAGC